A window from Ovis canadensis isolate MfBH-ARS-UI-01 breed Bighorn chromosome 4, ARS-UI_OviCan_v2, whole genome shotgun sequence encodes these proteins:
- the EN2 gene encoding homeobox protein engrailed-2, translated as MEENDPKPSEAAAAEGQRPPESSPSGGAGSPGDADTGRRRALMLPAVLQAPGNHQHPHRITNFFIDNILRPEFGRRKDAGTCCPGAGGGRGAGAGGEGGVEGGGGAGGAEQLLGSGREPRQNAPGAPGAGGPLPGGGGSDSPGDGEGGSKALSLHSGAKKGGDPGGPLDGALKARGLGGGDLSVSSDSDSSQASANLGAQPMLWPAWVYCTRYSDRPSSGPRSRKPKKKNPNKEDKRPRTAFTAEQLQRLKAEFQTNRYLTEQRRQSLAQELSLNESQIKIWFQNKRAKIKKATGSKNTLAVHLMAQGLYNHSTTAKEGKSDSE; from the exons ATGGAGGAGAATGACCCCAAGCCCAGCGAAGCGGCGGCGGCCGAGGGGCAGCGGCCGCCGGAGTCCAGCCCCAGCGGCGGCGCCGGCAGCCCGGGTGACGCGGACACTGGCCGCCGGCGGGCTCTGATGCTGCCTGCGGTTCTGCAGGCGCCGGGCAACCACCAGCACCCACACCGCATCACCAACTTCTTCATCGACAACATCCTGCGGCCCGAGTTTGGCCGGAGAAAGGACGCGGGGACGTGCTGTCCCGGagctggaggaggcagaggcGCCGGGGCAGGCGGCGAAGGCGGCGTGGAGGGaggcggcggcgcgggcggcgCGGAGCAGCTCCTGGGGTCGGGCCGGGAGCCCCGGCAGAACGCGCCCGGGGCGCCTGGGGCGGGCGGGCCTCTGCCCGGCGGTGGCGGTAGCGACTCTCCGGGTGACGGCGAAGGCGGCTCCAAGGCGCTCTCACTGCACAGCGGCGCCAAGAAAGGCGGAGACCCCGGGGGTCCCCTGGACGGGGCGCTCAAGGCCCGCGGCTTGGGCGGCGGCGACCTGTCGGTGAGCTCAGACTCGGACAGCTCGCAGGCCAGCGCCAACCTGGGCGCGCAGCCCATGCTCTGGCCGGCGTGGGTGTACTGCACGCGCTACTCGGACCGACCTTCTTCAG GTCCCAGGTCTCGCAAACCAAAGAAGAAGAACCCCAACAAAGAAGACAAGCGGCCCCGCACGGCCTTCACAGCAGAGCAGCTGCAGCGGCTCAAGGCCGAGTTCCAGACCAACAGGTACCTGACGGAGCAGCGGCGCCAGAGCTTGGCGCAGGAGCTCAGCCTCAACGAGTCGCAGATCAAGATCTGGTTCCAGAACAAGCGCGCCAAGATCAAGAAGGCCACGGGCAGCAAGAACACGCTGGCCGTGCACCTCATGGCGCAGGGCCTGTACAACCACTCCACCACCGCCAAGGAGGGCAAGTCCGACAGCGAGTAG